A portion of the Streptomyces sp. NBC_00376 genome contains these proteins:
- a CDS encoding vitamin K epoxide reductase family protein, with the protein MKLSERGTGRVTEGPEADERECTSVSATGDEREYAGAEWAFGWLLVVTAALGLLGSLVITIDKFELLADPGFVPACSLSPVVSCTSVMRSEQASAFGFPNPLIGLVAFGTVLGTGAGLLAGARYRRWYWLGMNLGTLFGAGFCMWLMTQALFEIGALCLWCVLVWVATVFMFWHTTVHNLRHGVLPAPRFLVAAVLEFPLVVPLTWCLAIVMLIAIRFWSYWQTFL; encoded by the coding sequence GAGGGTGACGGAAGGCCCCGAGGCCGACGAGCGGGAATGCACCAGCGTGTCCGCGACGGGCGACGAACGGGAGTACGCCGGGGCGGAGTGGGCGTTCGGATGGCTGCTGGTCGTCACCGCCGCGCTCGGGCTGCTCGGCTCGCTCGTCATCACCATCGACAAGTTCGAACTGCTCGCCGACCCCGGCTTCGTGCCCGCCTGCTCGCTGAGCCCCGTGGTGTCCTGCACCAGTGTGATGCGCAGCGAGCAGGCGTCGGCGTTCGGCTTTCCCAACCCGCTCATCGGGTTGGTCGCCTTCGGCACGGTGCTGGGGACCGGCGCGGGCCTGCTCGCGGGTGCGCGCTACCGGCGCTGGTACTGGTTGGGAATGAACCTCGGCACGCTGTTCGGTGCCGGCTTCTGCATGTGGCTGATGACCCAGGCATTGTTCGAGATCGGCGCGCTCTGTCTGTGGTGCGTGCTCGTGTGGGTGGCCACCGTCTTCATGTTCTGGCACACCACGGTGCACAATCTTCGCCACGGCGTCCTGCCCGCGCCGCGTTTCCTCGTTGCGGCGGTGCTGGAGTTCCCCCTCGTGGTGCCGCTGACCTGGTGTCTGGCCATCGTCATGCTGATAGCAATCCGGTTCTGGTCGTACTGGCAGACATTTCTGTGA